One Fibrobacter succinogenes DNA window includes the following coding sequences:
- a CDS encoding ATP-dependent DNA helicase, which translates to MGGTFGVKSNEEQLQVIRTTESPLLVIAGPGAGKTKTLVDRVCHLIYDLNVSPENILIGTFTEKAAKELLSRISTVSANYKIQKNISEIRVGTLHSLFLDFLEEYREYTELRRGYRVLDDFEQQYLVYRNASKFNQVEGLAEILESESAYGWKSAKKICYLVNKVAEENLDLEKLAQSKESNRLLALAQLVSVYRKILFEENALDFSLIQTKMWELLDNQDVLKDIRKKIHYIMVDEYQDTNRIQEQILLKMAAPDNRICVVGDDDQALYRFRGATVENILRFRDKFPGLFRSKCKKVELDKNYRSHPDIIDFYNKWMERPYDGEWGEFRHNKVVKCAGKQNRKNSPYTGVVKCMGQNVDEWCRNFYNFIHNLELKGSLTDYNQVALLAYSVKNEKIVALTNYLEKHDIPVFSPRSGQFFNRKEIQLAIGALLFLFPKCEETYLDDGSNAKFMEGIWAYYDLCLDVFANELRKMPQTHRELQVWAVTKAKEIAKATRNTDYSFANLFYEMLQFPLFADFLDMELDSGVKDLRPLYNLGLFSQLLARFESMNGITGIYADEKKRTQEIRRLFNEYFKFLHDGGIAEFEDFDMVTPSGCVCIMTIHQSKGLEFPVTCVDSLDSRPRKNYDELDVEIAKYYHGKDPWEPLERTKFFDFWRLYYTAFSRAQNLLVLTGIDNSSGRERGEFRSPSKYFAHVYESVPDFTRLFAAGTPDISLDLVKPSNVKHQYSFTSHVLLYENCPTQYKFFREVEFSPVRTNAILFGTLVHETIEDVHRQVLAGNVQNVTSENMREWLQDNYRQISKELGVYLRQSSLDSILNHVENYVDYASRDWAKVKEAEVPLTLLKEDYILEGRIDLIQGSGETLEILDFKTDVKPDVNNAKDREKLNRYKRQLEIYAHIVEEKYGKPVSKMHLFYTGTKDGSPYVTYDYSRSSIENTMKEVADVVQKIERKDFTRTHERDPKKCSECDFRHYCNNHC; encoded by the coding sequence ATGGGTGGAACATTTGGCGTAAAAAGCAACGAAGAACAGTTGCAGGTGATTCGCACGACGGAATCTCCGCTTTTGGTTATTGCTGGCCCTGGCGCAGGCAAAACCAAGACTTTGGTGGATCGAGTATGCCATCTGATTTACGATTTGAATGTCTCCCCCGAAAATATTTTGATTGGTACTTTTACTGAGAAGGCGGCCAAAGAATTACTTTCACGCATCTCAACAGTTTCCGCCAATTATAAGATCCAAAAAAATATTTCCGAAATCCGAGTAGGGACATTACATTCGTTGTTCCTAGACTTTTTGGAAGAATATCGCGAATACACGGAACTTCGCCGTGGATACCGTGTTCTTGACGATTTTGAACAACAATACCTTGTTTACCGGAATGCTTCGAAATTCAATCAGGTTGAAGGACTGGCTGAAATTCTTGAAAGTGAATCTGCATATGGTTGGAAATCTGCGAAAAAGATTTGCTACCTGGTAAACAAGGTTGCCGAGGAAAATCTGGATTTAGAAAAACTTGCTCAAAGCAAGGAATCGAATCGTCTTCTGGCTTTAGCACAACTAGTTTCAGTATATCGCAAAATTTTGTTTGAAGAGAATGCGCTGGATTTTTCGTTGATTCAAACTAAAATGTGGGAACTCCTTGATAATCAAGATGTGCTCAAGGATATCCGAAAGAAAATCCATTACATCATGGTGGATGAATATCAGGATACGAATCGAATTCAGGAACAGATTCTCTTGAAAATGGCGGCTCCCGATAATCGCATTTGCGTGGTTGGCGATGATGACCAGGCCCTTTACCGTTTCCGCGGCGCGACTGTCGAAAATATTTTGCGTTTTCGAGACAAATTCCCGGGCCTTTTCAGAAGCAAGTGTAAAAAGGTCGAGCTGGATAAGAATTATCGTTCTCACCCAGACATCATCGATTTCTACAACAAATGGATGGAACGTCCGTATGATGGCGAGTGGGGCGAGTTTCGTCACAATAAGGTGGTTAAGTGTGCTGGCAAGCAGAATCGAAAGAATTCTCCATACACAGGCGTTGTCAAATGTATGGGGCAGAATGTCGATGAATGGTGCCGCAACTTCTACAATTTTATACATAATCTTGAACTCAAGGGCTCATTAACTGATTATAACCAAGTCGCGCTGCTCGCTTATTCCGTAAAGAATGAAAAGATTGTCGCTTTAACAAATTATTTGGAAAAACACGACATCCCTGTGTTTTCACCAAGATCGGGACAGTTCTTCAATAGAAAAGAAATACAGCTTGCTATCGGAGCCTTGCTATTCCTTTTCCCAAAATGTGAAGAGACGTATTTGGATGATGGAAGCAATGCAAAGTTCATGGAAGGAATTTGGGCATATTACGATTTATGCCTAGATGTTTTCGCAAATGAGTTAAGGAAAATGCCCCAAACGCATAGAGAATTACAAGTTTGGGCTGTTACCAAGGCGAAGGAAATCGCCAAGGCGACAAGAAATACGGACTACTCCTTTGCGAATCTATTCTACGAAATGCTGCAGTTCCCGCTATTCGCTGATTTCTTGGATATGGAGCTTGATAGCGGTGTAAAAGACTTGCGTCCTCTCTATAATTTGGGTTTGTTTAGCCAGCTGCTTGCCCGCTTTGAAAGCATGAATGGTATCACGGGCATCTATGCCGACGAAAAAAAACGAACGCAGGAAATTCGCCGTTTGTTTAACGAGTATTTCAAGTTCCTGCACGATGGCGGGATTGCTGAATTTGAAGACTTTGACATGGTGACACCGTCGGGTTGTGTGTGTATCATGACAATCCACCAGAGCAAGGGGCTTGAATTCCCGGTGACTTGTGTTGATTCGCTGGACTCACGCCCTCGTAAAAATTACGATGAACTTGATGTTGAAATTGCCAAATACTATCACGGGAAAGATCCGTGGGAACCTTTAGAGCGCACTAAGTTCTTTGATTTTTGGAGACTTTACTATACGGCTTTCAGCAGGGCGCAAAATTTACTTGTGTTGACCGGCATTGATAATAGTTCTGGGCGTGAAAGAGGCGAATTCAGAAGTCCTTCAAAATACTTCGCCCATGTTTATGAGAGTGTCCCTGATTTTACGAGGCTTTTTGCAGCGGGAACACCGGACATATCACTTGATTTGGTCAAGCCGAGCAATGTCAAACATCAGTATTCGTTTACCAGTCACGTGCTTCTCTACGAAAACTGCCCGACGCAATACAAGTTCTTTAGGGAAGTTGAATTTAGTCCCGTGCGTACTAATGCAATCTTGTTCGGAACCTTGGTGCATGAGACCATTGAAGATGTTCACAGACAGGTGTTGGCAGGGAATGTCCAAAATGTGACATCCGAAAATATGCGTGAATGGCTGCAAGATAACTACCGCCAGATTTCCAAGGAGTTGGGCGTTTATTTACGCCAGTCTTCTTTGGATTCCATTTTGAACCATGTTGAAAATTATGTGGACTATGCAAGTCGCGATTGGGCGAAGGTGAAAGAAGCCGAAGTCCCCTTGACATTGCTTAAGGAAGATTACATTCTGGAAGGTCGTATTGACCTGATTCAGGGTTCCGGTGAAACATTGGAAATCCTTGATTTCAAGACGGATGTGAAGCCTGATGTCAATAACGCCAAAGACCGTGAAAAACTGAATCGTTACAAGCGGCAACTTGAAATTTACGCACACATTGTTGAAGAAAAATATGGTAAGCCAGTAAGCAAGATGCATCTGTTCTACACAGGAACAAAGGATGGCTCGCCATACGTGACGTACGATTACAGCCGTAGCTCAATAGAAAACACTATGAAGGAAGTTGCCGATGTGGTGCAGAAAATTGAACGCAAGGATTTTACCCGCACTCACGAGCGCGACCCCAAGAAATGCTCGGAATGCGACTTTAGACACTATTGCAACAACCATTGTTAA
- a CDS encoding site-specific DNA-methyltransferase: protein MTNENDTFKFELEPIKGFPELRWAGKRPFTGTAYYPAQLKESYGEPAEDGWMNKLYWGDNLQVMSHLLKEYRGKVNLIYIDPPFDSKADYKKTIALRGKKAESDSSNFEEKQYGDIWTNDEYLQFMYERLILCKELLSDTGSIYLHCDWHRNSFIRSVMNEIFGLEHFRNEIIWQKTLSRKAQSGQFGNIHDTIIYFSKSDNTVFNTIYEERDEEVTKKRFPLIDEKTKKRYVLDNFTQAGQGSKKYFGGKYGWLEPPVGKHWIWSQQRIDEGIKNGMIQFTSGNMPRLVRYETEGVFAGDIWASNEMIMHSQSSEDLGYPTQKPEALLERIIKASSNPSDIVFDCFMGSGTTQAVAMKLGRRFIGADINLGAIQTSTKRLIARAHDIESDTTRKCYTGFEVYNVNDYDFFRNELEAKRLIIEALGMQALPENDLWDAELDGRMVAILGINRIATAAEFSKIVNNIDIGDWTRRQAETPNKPIEKITFVCMGHDPNLKAMFIEEMQKLGFKVDLEIVDILRDKKDLTFKRDSDARIKISGNNLSITDFYPMNLLQKLSIQCEDVSDWKELVDSVMIDWNYDGATFSPSITDIPAKNDMVKGVYEIPKDAGTIHVKITDLLSESWEGSFEA, encoded by the coding sequence ATGACAAACGAAAATGATACGTTCAAGTTCGAATTGGAACCCATCAAAGGCTTCCCGGAACTCCGTTGGGCGGGCAAGCGTCCCTTTACTGGAACAGCCTATTACCCAGCGCAGTTGAAGGAATCCTATGGAGAACCTGCCGAAGATGGTTGGATGAACAAACTCTATTGGGGTGACAATTTGCAGGTGATGAGCCACCTGCTCAAGGAATACCGTGGTAAAGTAAATTTGATCTACATCGACCCGCCGTTTGATTCAAAGGCTGATTACAAGAAGACGATTGCTTTGCGTGGGAAAAAGGCTGAAAGCGATTCTAGCAATTTTGAAGAAAAACAGTATGGCGACATCTGGACGAATGATGAATATCTCCAATTTATGTATGAAAGATTAATTCTCTGTAAGGAATTGCTAAGTGATACAGGAAGTATTTATCTGCATTGCGACTGGCACAGAAATAGTTTTATACGTAGTGTAATGAATGAAATATTCGGGTTGGAGCATTTTAGAAATGAAATAATCTGGCAAAAAACTCTTTCAAGAAAGGCCCAAAGTGGACAATTTGGTAATATTCATGACACTATCATTTATTTCTCAAAATCGGACAATACCGTTTTTAATACGATTTATGAGGAGCGGGATGAGGAAGTTACAAAAAAAAGATTTCCTTTAATAGATGAAAAAACAAAGAAAAGATATGTGCTTGATAATTTTACTCAGGCAGGTCAGGGTTCAAAAAAATATTTTGGAGGAAAATATGGATGGTTAGAACCACCTGTAGGAAAGCATTGGATTTGGTCTCAGCAAAGAATTGATGAGGGAATAAAAAATGGGATGATTCAGTTTACATCAGGAAATATGCCAAGATTGGTCAGGTATGAAACAGAAGGAGTTTTTGCTGGGGATATTTGGGCTTCTAATGAAATGATAATGCATTCCCAAAGTTCAGAAGATTTAGGCTACCCCACTCAAAAGCCGGAAGCACTCCTTGAACGCATCATTAAGGCTTCCTCCAATCCCAGTGATATTGTCTTTGACTGCTTTATGGGGAGTGGCACAACACAAGCTGTCGCTATGAAGTTGGGGCGCCGTTTCATTGGTGCGGACATTAATTTGGGGGCGATTCAAACGTCGACAAAACGCCTTATCGCTCGTGCTCATGATATTGAATCCGACACAACTCGAAAATGCTACACTGGTTTCGAGGTCTATAACGTAAACGATTACGATTTCTTCCGCAATGAATTGGAGGCAAAACGCCTTATCATTGAGGCGCTCGGGATGCAGGCCTTGCCGGAAAACGACCTCTGGGATGCCGAATTGGATGGCCGCATGGTTGCAATTCTCGGAATCAATCGTATCGCGACAGCCGCTGAATTCTCTAAAATCGTAAACAATATTGATATCGGTGACTGGACCCGTCGCCAAGCAGAAACACCGAATAAGCCCATTGAAAAAATTACCTTCGTCTGCATGGGCCATGACCCTAATCTCAAGGCCATGTTCATTGAAGAAATGCAGAAACTCGGTTTCAAGGTGGATCTTGAAATCGTGGATATTCTTCGCGACAAGAAAGATTTGACATTTAAGCGTGATTCCGACGCCCGCATTAAAATTAGCGGCAATAATCTATCCATTACCGATTTCTATCCTATGAATCTGTTGCAGAAACTTTCTATCCAATGCGAGGACGTTTCTGACTGGAAAGAATTGGTGGATTCTGTGATGATTGATTGGAATTACGATGGGGCTACATTCAGTCCGAGCATTACGGATATTCCCGCCAAGAATGATATGGTCAAGGGGGTCTATGAAATTCCCAAGGATGCCGGAACAATCCACGTAAAGATCACGGACTTGCTTAGTGAAAGTTGGGAAGGCTCTTTTGAGGCGTAG
- a CDS encoding DEAD/DEAH box helicase → MAKKNIVELPFYKYLWNFYSVHKAEIKSEYDPLTKRILSHANPENPGAFLRKPQYEAFEIYVFLKEYLDNPKLFDLFNDWRHNKGKFCVKDTQLLESISTDLFAEQEEMRKIEDAKIIEPAITQLQNLRQTYSNYIFSLTMGTGKTILMALCIFYEFLLAKKRPKDLRYCHNVLVLAPDTTVLQSLKEILTFDKSKIFSPEYANTLDTILKFHFLEDDGISLSTMDGSDFNVIISTSQKIILKKKHKEDSASIQLFKESWESAMENNPNADLYQLDETELTANQRYVKITRLPQLGIYVDEAHHAFGKSLKSDMLDRSKETSLRLTIDNLAKELERSGSKVVACYNFTGTPYVDNQLMPEVVYEYGLREAIDNRYLKEVDVKDFDNVKSGTFIDKSIDEFVQQHVNQKGVFKRYEGMLPKMAIFANTIEELTNDLKPAVEKALIKHDISLDSILVNVGDDKVTKSDDLREFKLLDTTESQKQFILLVGKGKEGWNCRSLFSVALYREPKSTIFVLQATMRCLRSITEQQQHGIVFLSSENLVILQNELQSNFRMTVNDLTHKNTDTKKERRIYVRKKVPVKMMEQVSTFKVEPKQVGEYTIFDETFNFDLWRKTEGSHTLRNIDSAAIRKEIRSSVDRTFTPYSLVAEISLYLTQHESSGILFSPCEIRELLDYSTDGINKILEKVNYANEILYDFVIPKLFSQLYNVKYEAGEPKEVIKYIVKDPPKNGPDEGSAYYTMRFSDDKFVSDVSARYNAFNQMDGNKKSFDLSGYGFDSNSERQFFDRNLFNNNEIKHIWFTGMLTNGQSNFYVHYIDPESHSLRSYFPDFLVEDNAGKFYIVEIKGRNLISHPSTRAKEEYARQMATLSKMEYVFIPDDLADMILQEFVVQSKASNSEEAAKMF, encoded by the coding sequence ATGGCAAAGAAAAATATCGTAGAACTTCCTTTCTACAAGTACTTGTGGAATTTCTATTCTGTCCACAAGGCTGAAATCAAGAGTGAATATGACCCGCTAACCAAGCGAATCCTTTCGCATGCCAATCCGGAGAATCCAGGTGCGTTTCTTCGTAAGCCGCAATATGAAGCCTTTGAAATCTATGTATTTCTGAAGGAATACTTGGACAACCCGAAGCTATTTGATTTGTTCAATGATTGGCGGCATAACAAGGGAAAGTTTTGCGTCAAAGATACTCAGCTGTTGGAATCCATTTCGACGGACCTTTTTGCAGAACAGGAGGAAATGAGAAAAATCGAAGATGCTAAAATCATCGAACCTGCTATTACTCAATTACAAAATCTGAGGCAGACTTATTCCAACTATATTTTCTCGCTTACGATGGGAACGGGCAAGACCATCCTGATGGCTCTTTGCATATTCTACGAATTTCTACTAGCGAAGAAACGTCCGAAGGACTTGCGCTACTGCCATAATGTTCTTGTCCTTGCTCCTGACACAACTGTGTTGCAGTCGCTCAAGGAAATTCTCACTTTTGACAAGTCAAAAATTTTCTCACCGGAATATGCCAATACCCTTGACACGATTCTCAAGTTTCATTTCTTGGAAGACGATGGCATTAGCCTCTCGACGATGGATGGTTCCGATTTCAACGTGATTATTTCGACAAGTCAAAAAATCATCCTTAAAAAGAAGCACAAGGAAGATTCTGCAAGCATTCAGTTGTTTAAGGAAAGCTGGGAATCTGCTATGGAGAACAATCCTAACGCAGATTTATATCAACTTGATGAAACGGAATTGACTGCAAACCAGCGTTATGTAAAAATTACGCGACTTCCGCAACTTGGAATCTATGTGGATGAGGCTCACCATGCTTTCGGCAAGTCGCTCAAGAGCGATATGCTTGATCGCAGCAAGGAAACGAGCCTGAGGCTTACCATTGACAACTTGGCCAAGGAACTTGAACGTTCTGGATCTAAGGTGGTGGCTTGCTATAACTTTACGGGAACTCCTTATGTCGATAACCAATTGATGCCTGAAGTGGTCTATGAATATGGGCTCCGTGAAGCAATCGATAACCGTTACTTAAAGGAAGTGGATGTCAAGGATTTTGACAATGTGAAAAGCGGCACTTTCATTGATAAATCTATTGATGAATTTGTTCAGCAACATGTAAATCAAAAAGGAGTATTCAAAAGATACGAAGGGATGCTCCCGAAGATGGCTATTTTTGCAAATACCATCGAAGAATTGACCAATGACTTGAAACCCGCCGTAGAGAAGGCTCTTATAAAGCACGATATTTCGCTGGATTCCATCTTGGTCAATGTGGGTGACGACAAGGTAACCAAAAGTGATGATTTGCGAGAATTTAAGCTGCTTGATACCACTGAATCTCAAAAACAATTCATTTTGTTGGTGGGCAAAGGAAAAGAAGGCTGGAATTGTCGTTCCTTGTTTTCTGTCGCCTTATATCGTGAACCCAAGAGCACCATCTTTGTATTGCAGGCTACAATGCGTTGTTTGCGTTCCATAACGGAACAACAGCAGCATGGCATCGTATTTCTTTCTTCTGAAAATCTCGTCATTTTGCAAAATGAATTGCAAAGTAACTTCAGGATGACTGTTAACGACCTGACGCACAAAAATACGGATACAAAAAAAGAACGCCGGATTTATGTGCGCAAGAAGGTTCCCGTCAAGATGATGGAACAGGTTTCTACATTCAAGGTTGAACCTAAGCAGGTCGGTGAATACACCATTTTTGACGAAACATTTAATTTTGACTTGTGGCGAAAAACAGAAGGCTCTCATACACTTCGTAATATTGATTCGGCGGCAATCCGAAAAGAAATACGTAGTTCTGTTGACCGCACATTTACGCCGTATAGCCTAGTTGCGGAAATATCACTTTACCTGACGCAGCACGAGTCTTCTGGTATTCTTTTTTCACCTTGCGAAATTCGCGAGTTGCTGGATTATTCTACGGATGGAATAAACAAGATTCTGGAAAAGGTGAATTATGCAAATGAAATTCTCTACGACTTCGTCATTCCAAAACTTTTCAGTCAACTTTACAATGTCAAATATGAAGCTGGCGAGCCTAAGGAAGTCATAAAGTATATAGTCAAGGATCCTCCAAAGAATGGTCCTGATGAAGGTTCCGCATATTACACTATGCGCTTTAGCGATGACAAGTTTGTGTCCGATGTGAGTGCCAGGTATAATGCGTTCAATCAGATGGATGGCAACAAGAAAAGCTTTGATTTGTCGGGATATGGCTTTGACTCAAATTCTGAGCGACAGTTCTTTGACAGGAATCTCTTTAACAATAACGAAATTAAGCATATCTGGTTCACGGGAATGCTTACTAACGGCCAATCCAATTTCTACGTGCATTACATAGATCCAGAATCCCATTCGCTTCGTTCGTACTTTCCTGATTTTCTTGTTGAGGATAATGCAGGAAAATTCTACATCGTAGAAATCAAAGGCCGCAATCTCATAAGTCACCCGTCAACACGAGCAAAAGAAGAATATGCAAGACAGATGGCGACATTAAGCAAAATGGAGTATGTGTTTATTCCTGATGA